In a genomic window of Paramicrobacterium chengjingii:
- a CDS encoding GDP-L-fucose synthase family protein, translating to MREKVFIAGHRGMVGSALVRRLAREPVEIVTATREQLDLTDPAQTQKFFAARNITQVYLAAAKVGGIHANNTWPADFILDNLRIQNGVIAGAHAARVQKLLFLGSSCIYPRDAEQPIAEASLLDGHLEVTNEPYAVAKIAGIKLCESVNRQYGTDFRSVMPTNLYGPGDNFDRESSHVLPSLLRKFHEAVQSGSPVVDVWGTGTPRREFMHVDDLADACVHVMAVPKDWFDAVVPPQRSHINVGTGEDISIQGLAQLIADVTGFSGSIRFDDSKPDGTPRKLLDIHLLRSLGWSPHIALPDGIRSTFNWFATTNGAYRGR from the coding sequence ATGCGTGAAAAGGTATTCATCGCTGGCCATAGAGGAATGGTTGGATCGGCCCTTGTCCGACGTCTCGCGCGGGAACCCGTGGAGATTGTCACCGCCACTCGCGAGCAGCTCGATCTGACTGACCCCGCCCAGACCCAGAAATTTTTCGCAGCACGAAACATCACGCAGGTTTACCTTGCCGCGGCGAAAGTCGGCGGCATCCACGCAAACAACACCTGGCCTGCAGACTTTATTCTCGACAATCTGCGCATTCAGAACGGAGTGATCGCCGGTGCCCATGCAGCGAGAGTGCAGAAGCTCCTGTTTTTGGGATCGAGCTGCATCTATCCACGCGACGCCGAACAGCCCATTGCTGAAGCCAGCCTGCTCGACGGCCATCTTGAAGTGACCAACGAACCATACGCCGTTGCGAAGATCGCGGGCATCAAGCTCTGCGAAAGCGTAAACCGGCAGTACGGAACCGACTTTCGCAGCGTCATGCCAACCAATTTGTATGGCCCGGGAGACAACTTCGATCGCGAATCAAGTCACGTTCTCCCCTCTCTGCTGCGGAAGTTTCATGAGGCGGTGCAGAGCGGCTCGCCCGTCGTCGATGTCTGGGGAACAGGAACACCCCGACGCGAATTCATGCACGTCGACGATCTCGCGGACGCATGCGTTCACGTGATGGCCGTGCCGAAGGATTGGTTTGACGCCGTCGTCCCTCCTCAGCGGTCCCACATCAATGTCGGCACAGGAGAGGACATCTCGATCCAGGGTCTGGCCCAGCTCATCGCCGACGTCACGGGATTCAGCGGCAGCATCCGCTTCGACGATTCGAAGCCTGACGGCACGCCGCGCAAGCTGCTCGACATTCACCTCCTCCGATCGCTTGGCTGGTCACCGCACATCGCCCTTCCTGACGGAATCCGATCGACATTCAACTGGTTTGCCACAACGAATGGGGCATACCGTGGCCGCTAG
- a CDS encoding glycosyltransferase family 4 protein — protein sequence MAARHATRITVVGLNYAPEPTGIAPYTTGICEALSARGHDVTAVTGLPHYPQWKIQGSEPRTEVRNGVALRRVRHYVPKRPFGLRRVRLEVSFGIRSLFRSWNKPESLVFVSPALLSTLIGTIKARVLGISYSVWVQDIYSLGIKQVSTSRLAQLLSRVERSVLKNADQVVVIHDRFRRYISTELDVPHSRIRVVRNWSHVAPQVPTKNATRSVRESYGWKDNDVVVVHAGNMGAKQGLINVIDASRIAAERGSAVRFAFVGDGNMREMLEQDAVGVNVQFIDPLPVEQFDTLLASADVLLVSEVPGLTEMSVPSKLTTYFATGVPVLASVSASSVTADEMVAAGAGPRVDPDDPKALVDAAEWLARTDTDARARFGLSAQRYCRSVLSDHTAIDSLENLLISSRTPGNPAIGIPVTR from the coding sequence GTGGCCGCTAGACATGCAACACGCATCACCGTTGTCGGGCTGAACTATGCCCCCGAACCGACCGGTATCGCCCCGTACACGACAGGAATCTGCGAGGCGCTCAGCGCTCGGGGCCATGATGTGACAGCAGTGACCGGACTCCCCCACTACCCCCAGTGGAAGATTCAGGGATCCGAACCTCGCACCGAAGTCCGAAACGGCGTCGCACTGCGCCGTGTCCGTCATTACGTTCCCAAGCGACCATTCGGTCTGCGCCGCGTACGGCTCGAAGTGTCTTTCGGCATCCGTTCGCTGTTTCGCTCATGGAACAAACCGGAATCTCTTGTTTTCGTCTCCCCTGCACTCCTCTCGACATTGATCGGCACCATCAAGGCGCGCGTCCTGGGAATTTCGTATTCTGTCTGGGTTCAAGACATCTACTCGCTCGGAATCAAACAGGTGTCGACATCACGCCTGGCGCAGCTGCTCTCTCGCGTCGAACGGTCCGTACTGAAGAATGCAGACCAGGTTGTCGTCATCCACGACAGGTTCCGCCGTTATATCTCGACAGAGCTCGACGTTCCGCATTCTCGCATTCGAGTTGTGCGCAACTGGAGCCACGTGGCGCCACAGGTACCAACAAAGAACGCGACGCGCAGCGTGCGTGAATCGTATGGATGGAAAGACAATGACGTCGTCGTCGTCCATGCAGGAAACATGGGAGCGAAACAGGGTCTCATCAACGTCATCGACGCGTCCCGCATTGCAGCCGAACGCGGCTCTGCGGTGCGATTCGCCTTCGTGGGCGATGGAAACATGCGGGAAATGCTCGAGCAGGATGCCGTTGGCGTCAACGTGCAGTTCATAGATCCGCTTCCCGTTGAACAGTTCGACACGCTTCTCGCCTCCGCGGACGTTCTCCTCGTCAGCGAAGTTCCAGGGCTCACAGAGATGTCGGTGCCAAGCAAGCTCACGACATATTTCGCCACAGGAGTTCCTGTGTTGGCGAGTGTGTCAGCGTCGAGCGTGACAGCAGATGAGATGGTTGCTGCCGGAGCAGGTCCGCGAGTGGACCCTGACGATCCGAAAGCACTCGTCGATGCCGCCGAGTGGCTTGCCCGCACTGATACGGATGCACGTGCGCGCTTTGGACTCTCAGCTCAGCGATACTGCCGATCTGTGCTCTCGGACCACACGGCAATCGACAGCTTGGAGAACCTGCTGATCTCGTCGCGCACCCCAGGCAATCCAGCCATCGGAATTCCCGTCACTCGATGA
- a CDS encoding glycerophosphodiester phosphodiesterase: MRSIDQLKKLTPFYVAHRGSGDNWTEHTALAYGRSLEAGAHAIEVSVNRTRDGVFVCQHDSNLKRLTGTDAEIEQLTWNEVSQFSNDAREWLGPAADLVPISRLDEVLDAFAGDNVIFLEDKTGKHTSDLLDIMDAYPDAAKHFVWKQWAAGRQVTQASERGYTTWGYFTSEIHERIDELSEHFDMIGIHHSAPDEIVRLAVETGIPVIVWEVHRRSLRDHLATLGVQGMMCSNIPYVMSQKPRATKDSYSSGLRAAGDLPWSVDNGWSHQPTLSEKDASVTLDKDEIQSYGMGSLSPVASTTYVVSLKIQWPDAVPDGSAAAGIAFCLESDAPYRIGVPSETSGYHALLRANGSLELILRSAGEDNGTSLGVRSTSPPVAGQGITLVVRVSPTDVRVSRDADLSSEVSANDTAHRGGYIALCKNYPTSEPAAFSEILIE; the protein is encoded by the coding sequence GTGCGCAGCATCGATCAACTGAAGAAGCTGACGCCGTTCTATGTGGCGCACAGGGGTTCGGGAGACAACTGGACCGAGCACACGGCGTTGGCTTATGGGCGTTCTCTTGAGGCCGGGGCTCACGCTATTGAAGTGTCGGTGAATCGCACGCGGGATGGTGTCTTCGTTTGCCAGCACGACTCGAATCTCAAAAGGCTCACCGGTACCGATGCCGAAATCGAACAGCTGACATGGAATGAGGTCAGCCAGTTCAGCAACGATGCACGCGAGTGGCTCGGCCCTGCAGCAGACCTTGTTCCAATCTCCCGGCTTGACGAGGTGCTGGATGCATTCGCGGGCGACAACGTGATCTTCCTCGAAGACAAGACAGGGAAGCACACAAGCGACCTCCTCGACATCATGGACGCATACCCGGATGCTGCCAAGCATTTCGTCTGGAAGCAATGGGCGGCCGGTAGGCAAGTCACCCAGGCCTCTGAACGCGGGTACACGACCTGGGGCTACTTCACCAGCGAGATCCACGAGCGCATCGACGAGTTGAGCGAGCACTTCGACATGATCGGCATTCATCATTCGGCACCAGACGAGATTGTGCGATTGGCCGTGGAAACCGGAATCCCTGTGATCGTGTGGGAGGTTCACCGTCGGTCTCTTCGCGATCATCTTGCGACGCTCGGAGTGCAGGGCATGATGTGTTCAAACATTCCCTATGTCATGTCGCAGAAGCCGCGAGCGACGAAAGACTCGTACTCGTCTGGGCTCCGAGCTGCCGGGGACCTGCCGTGGTCTGTCGACAACGGTTGGTCGCACCAACCGACACTGAGCGAAAAGGATGCATCTGTCACTCTCGACAAGGACGAGATTCAGAGCTACGGGATGGGCTCTCTGTCACCCGTCGCAAGCACGACATACGTTGTGTCATTGAAAATACAATGGCCAGACGCGGTACCCGATGGTTCGGCAGCGGCGGGTATCGCCTTCTGTCTCGAATCGGATGCCCCCTACCGCATCGGCGTGCCAAGTGAGACTTCCGGCTATCATGCGCTGTTGCGCGCAAACGGATCTCTCGAGCTCATTTTGCGGTCAGCGGGCGAAGACAACGGAACGTCACTTGGTGTTCGATCGACCTCGCCGCCCGTGGCCGGCCAGGGGATTACTCTCGTCGTGCGTGTGTCGCCAACTGACGTGAGAGTCAGCCGAGACGCGGATCTTTCGTCGGAGGTGTCGGCGAACGACACGGCGCATCGAGGGGGCTACATCGCCTTGTGCAAGAACTATCCCACGAGCGAGCCTGCGGCGTTTAGCGAGATTCTCATCGAGTGA
- a CDS encoding CBM96 family carbohydrate-binding protein: MRIRRIGSVVAACGLMAGLIVFAPTLVRALSPGVEFSADDLPTWQTNSVVYALGNSHGKVIAGGSFSQIRPPDGTSGQPRNQAALAIFDADTGEPDSCQFTVEMSGGSPSIRAIVTSDDGDVVYIGGSFSSINDVSIYRAAALDVQSCTVLPFKTSSISASVYGLALSDDTLYLAGAFNSVAGQPRSKFAAVDATTGQLRPWVADADVTGRALAVSPDGTKVAVGGDFMTINGQDSHAIAIVDADTGANVRNYPLGFISRTSVTKTLSTGGDLLFAGNEGTGGGVFDGRFAIDWNTLDQKWRDVCLGATQDVLEYKGTLYSVNHAHDCSGNAGFADGKRSYFVAQDAESATLLGWDPHGNDGIGEGIGGRALTIATGSATGNAYLWAGGEFTRINGQPQQSLTRFGPDDVGAPPTPSVSAATTSDGNIQVRFRTVVDPDDSILTYRVYRDGSSTPLWEGTASSLWWKRPQVTFVDDSVASGSRHTYRVSASDGTNTSSLSTARSATAGDISQDYPSAVRGDNPQFAWSYDSVGGGWVQDGSARSTKTDGLSGIAERGVSVVNDGAYPEDTTGSASFDGHDDYVWEDNYVEAPSTYSIETWIKTTTNSGGKIVGFGNGRPRTNTGDTALSGNYDRHIYMTNSGQLVFGVWVGSAATIRTPEQYNDGQWHHIVATQGDDGMAFYVDGARIGTNPESSAQDYYGVWHVGGDQLNGWPGQPSSNFFSGLIDETAVYQSALSPTSVINHYTAAGGEGTMNPVPSDAYGASVYGMDPALYWRLSETSGSTAADSSIFGAAPGEYGAGVSLGEAGVLGGNSAVAFTGGSSSRVVTSSATSGVGDYSTELWFSTTTQSGGKLIAFESSQTGFSWSTDKNVYMDDDGTIVFSVSTGNVTTSQSYNDGNWHHLVTTQGPDGMALYLDGVLVSANSDRSHSSFDGYWRVGNGTFDFFDSDAPSSSNFSGTIDEVAVYSAPLSAADVAQHYVLGTADTEAPRVPENVVGEVTETGVELSWSAPSDNVGVEAYRVYRSTDSDAPFNQWIQIGEVDETAFADVNVPFGTLYYVVTAVDAAGNVSDASESTSVNVVDVVPPTVPADLTAEGSATGVALAWADATDNVSVDHYTVYRGASENFVADAETAIADIDETDYVDKNLAMGTYYYKVVAVDVAGNASSATSAVAGVVAPDPVTETVSADADAMVYGVQPTSNYGDNVQVSSRGGSSPIETFLTFTLPTSPDGFIVSGVTLMVRTSTDPAAGSADTHDVTIVSDAWDEGTVTWINRPTTVTSALGTIGGMTSTNTTYSADLSAAVLVGMSGQTVTLRISSSGDDNVRLWSSEATHDSYRPKLVLSYAPGEVPEPEEDESAPSSPSGLTATTDGASISLGWDASTDNVSVTGYTVYRSPSTPVQIGEGTKIADVTSTGYSDASLAPGTYYYAVTAMDAAGNTSEPSEEASTTIEQEPVVVTTSPTQDAMVISSVPESNYGGNTQVASRAGSSPQEAFLGFNVPTAPAGMELSGVTLTVRTSTDPVAASVDTHTCSLITSPWSQDTVTWNNRPTDAGIDVAELTGFNAVNTSYTFSLTTSAFVTQLGQSVTLRIVGTGDDNVRLWSSDGPSAYKPVLSFTFAPAE, encoded by the coding sequence GTGCGTATTCGACGGATCGGCAGCGTTGTCGCAGCTTGTGGTCTCATGGCTGGACTCATTGTGTTCGCACCTACGTTGGTGCGCGCTCTCTCGCCTGGAGTCGAATTCAGCGCGGATGATCTACCGACATGGCAGACGAACTCGGTCGTCTACGCTCTTGGAAACTCGCACGGCAAGGTGATTGCCGGCGGTTCGTTCTCTCAGATTCGACCGCCAGATGGCACAAGCGGGCAGCCTCGCAATCAAGCAGCGCTGGCTATTTTCGACGCAGACACGGGTGAGCCGGATTCCTGCCAATTCACCGTAGAAATGTCGGGAGGAAGTCCGTCGATTCGTGCGATCGTCACCTCTGACGACGGTGACGTGGTCTACATCGGAGGAAGCTTCTCCAGTATCAACGACGTGAGCATCTATCGCGCAGCTGCGCTCGACGTGCAGTCATGCACCGTCCTTCCGTTCAAGACGAGCTCGATCTCTGCATCTGTATATGGGCTGGCGCTCTCGGACGACACTCTTTATCTGGCGGGTGCATTCAACTCCGTTGCAGGACAGCCCCGCAGCAAATTCGCGGCCGTCGACGCTACCACTGGTCAACTGCGACCGTGGGTTGCGGATGCAGACGTCACGGGACGTGCCTTAGCCGTCTCACCAGACGGCACCAAAGTTGCTGTCGGTGGGGACTTTATGACGATCAATGGCCAAGACTCTCACGCCATTGCGATCGTTGATGCGGACACGGGCGCGAACGTACGCAATTATCCGCTCGGCTTCATCAGCCGCACGTCGGTGACAAAGACGTTGTCGACGGGCGGCGACCTGCTATTTGCCGGCAACGAAGGAACGGGTGGGGGAGTCTTCGACGGCCGCTTCGCGATCGATTGGAATACCCTTGACCAGAAGTGGCGAGACGTCTGCCTGGGCGCCACACAGGACGTGCTCGAGTATAAGGGCACGCTTTATTCGGTGAACCACGCACATGACTGCTCGGGGAATGCTGGTTTTGCCGATGGAAAGCGTAGCTATTTTGTCGCCCAGGATGCTGAGTCTGCTACCCTCCTCGGCTGGGATCCTCACGGCAACGATGGCATTGGCGAGGGAATCGGCGGACGCGCTCTGACAATCGCGACCGGGTCGGCCACGGGCAATGCCTATCTGTGGGCCGGCGGAGAATTCACCCGTATAAACGGGCAGCCGCAGCAGAGTCTGACGCGCTTTGGGCCCGACGACGTGGGCGCACCACCAACGCCGAGCGTATCCGCAGCGACGACAAGTGACGGCAACATCCAGGTGAGATTTCGCACGGTCGTTGATCCTGACGACAGCATTCTGACGTATCGCGTGTACCGCGATGGCAGTTCGACGCCGCTCTGGGAGGGAACTGCCTCATCGCTGTGGTGGAAACGGCCACAAGTGACGTTCGTCGATGATTCGGTAGCATCCGGATCTCGACACACATACCGGGTGTCCGCGAGCGACGGAACGAATACGAGTTCACTCTCAACGGCTCGATCGGCGACCGCTGGCGACATATCGCAGGACTACCCGAGCGCTGTGCGCGGGGACAATCCCCAGTTCGCCTGGAGCTATGACAGCGTCGGCGGCGGCTGGGTGCAGGATGGCAGTGCACGCAGTACGAAAACCGACGGGCTCAGTGGAATCGCTGAGAGGGGCGTCTCGGTCGTCAATGACGGCGCCTATCCCGAGGACACGACGGGCTCAGCCTCGTTCGACGGACATGATGACTACGTCTGGGAGGACAACTACGTCGAGGCACCCAGCACGTACTCGATCGAAACGTGGATCAAGACGACGACGAACTCCGGCGGCAAGATTGTCGGATTTGGCAACGGGCGGCCGCGAACGAATACAGGAGACACAGCTCTCAGCGGCAATTACGATCGTCACATTTACATGACCAATTCGGGTCAGCTCGTGTTTGGCGTGTGGGTGGGGTCGGCTGCCACGATCCGCACACCTGAACAGTACAACGATGGTCAATGGCACCACATCGTCGCGACGCAGGGCGATGACGGAATGGCGTTCTATGTCGACGGCGCACGGATCGGGACAAACCCCGAGTCGTCGGCGCAGGATTACTACGGCGTCTGGCACGTCGGTGGAGATCAACTCAACGGGTGGCCCGGACAGCCGTCGAGCAACTTCTTCTCCGGCCTCATTGACGAGACTGCCGTGTACCAGAGTGCGCTTTCACCGACATCAGTAATTAACCACTACACGGCAGCGGGTGGTGAGGGCACGATGAACCCCGTGCCCAGTGACGCTTATGGTGCTTCCGTGTATGGCATGGACCCGGCACTGTACTGGCGGCTGAGCGAGACATCAGGAAGCACAGCAGCGGACTCGAGCATCTTCGGGGCAGCTCCAGGTGAATACGGTGCCGGTGTTTCGCTCGGCGAAGCCGGCGTGCTTGGCGGGAATTCCGCGGTGGCCTTCACCGGCGGATCATCGAGTCGAGTCGTGACGTCAAGTGCGACATCAGGAGTTGGCGATTATTCGACTGAGCTCTGGTTCTCGACAACTACACAGTCCGGTGGGAAGCTGATTGCTTTTGAGAGCTCTCAGACTGGCTTTTCGTGGAGCACAGATAAGAACGTCTACATGGATGATGACGGCACGATCGTCTTCTCGGTTTCAACCGGTAACGTCACAACGTCACAGTCCTACAATGACGGCAACTGGCACCACCTTGTGACCACCCAGGGTCCCGATGGAATGGCGCTTTACCTCGACGGTGTACTGGTGTCTGCGAACTCGGACAGGTCGCACTCGTCATTCGACGGTTACTGGCGGGTGGGCAACGGTACATTCGATTTCTTCGATTCGGATGCGCCATCGAGTTCGAACTTCTCGGGCACGATCGATGAGGTGGCGGTCTACTCGGCGCCGCTCAGTGCGGCAGACGTGGCACAGCATTATGTGCTCGGCACGGCGGACACCGAAGCTCCAAGAGTCCCCGAGAACGTTGTCGGTGAGGTGACTGAAACGGGTGTGGAGCTCAGCTGGTCGGCCCCTAGCGACAACGTCGGCGTGGAGGCATACCGCGTGTATCGCAGCACAGACAGCGATGCCCCCTTCAACCAGTGGATACAGATCGGCGAGGTTGACGAGACGGCGTTCGCCGACGTGAACGTCCCATTCGGCACCCTGTATTACGTAGTTACTGCGGTAGACGCCGCCGGCAACGTCTCGGATGCGTCAGAATCGACGTCCGTCAACGTTGTTGATGTCGTGCCTCCAACGGTCCCCGCGGATCTGACCGCGGAAGGCTCAGCGACCGGGGTTGCCCTTGCCTGGGCGGATGCGACGGATAATGTCAGCGTCGATCATTACACCGTTTACCGTGGTGCGTCAGAGAACTTCGTGGCAGACGCGGAGACCGCGATTGCCGACATCGACGAGACCGACTACGTCGATAAGAACCTCGCAATGGGTACTTACTATTACAAGGTTGTCGCTGTCGACGTGGCAGGAAATGCGTCGTCGGCAACGTCAGCGGTTGCGGGAGTGGTGGCTCCCGACCCGGTCACGGAGACAGTATCTGCTGATGCGGATGCCATGGTGTACGGGGTCCAGCCCACAAGCAACTATGGCGACAACGTTCAGGTGTCATCGCGCGGCGGTTCCTCGCCGATTGAGACGTTCCTGACGTTTACGCTCCCCACCTCGCCCGATGGATTCATCGTGAGTGGCGTCACACTGATGGTTCGCACATCGACAGACCCCGCTGCCGGGTCGGCGGACACGCATGATGTGACGATCGTGAGTGATGCGTGGGACGAAGGCACCGTAACGTGGATCAATCGCCCGACGACGGTTACCAGTGCACTGGGAACGATCGGTGGCATGACGTCGACGAACACAACCTATTCCGCCGATCTCAGCGCCGCGGTTCTCGTGGGGATGAGCGGCCAGACCGTGACTTTGCGCATCAGCAGCTCAGGTGACGATAATGTGAGGCTCTGGTCGAGCGAGGCGACTCACGACTCATATCGTCCGAAGCTTGTACTGAGCTACGCACCAGGCGAGGTCCCGGAACCTGAGGAGGACGAGTCGGCACCGAGCAGCCCGAGCGGTTTGACGGCTACCACAGACGGCGCCTCGATTTCTCTCGGGTGGGATGCCTCCACGGATAACGTGTCTGTCACGGGTTACACCGTGTACCGGTCACCGAGCACACCAGTGCAGATCGGCGAGGGAACGAAGATCGCTGACGTCACATCGACTGGTTACTCTGACGCGAGTCTCGCACCCGGAACCTATTACTACGCGGTGACGGCGATGGATGCCGCAGGCAACACCAGCGAACCTTCGGAGGAAGCGTCCACGACGATCGAGCAAGAACCCGTTGTGGTGACCACATCACCGACGCAGGATGCGATGGTGATCTCGAGCGTGCCGGAGTCGAACTACGGGGGCAACACTCAGGTGGCTTCTCGCGCCGGAAGTTCCCCGCAGGAAGCATTTTTGGGATTCAACGTTCCAACGGCACCTGCAGGTATGGAGCTTTCCGGCGTCACGCTCACGGTCCGTACATCCACAGACCCTGTCGCGGCATCCGTCGACACCCACACCTGTTCTCTGATCACCTCGCCCTGGTCACAGGACACCGTGACCTGGAACAACCGACCGACGGATGCTGGCATTGACGTTGCTGAACTCACAGGATTTAACGCGGTGAATACCTCATATACATTCAGTTTGACGACATCGGCCTTCGTCACGCAGCTCGGCCAGTCAGTCACGCTGAGAATCGTCGGAACAGGAGATGACAACGTACGACTCTGGTCGTCAGATGGCCCGAGCGCGTACAAACCTGTGTTGAGCTTCACCTTCGCTCCTGCCGAGTAG
- a CDS encoding CDP-alcohol phosphatidyltransferase family protein, whose protein sequence is MTTLAAEIRSLASAQKSSAGVSLYSRFINRPFGRVLAVLAVRARISANTVSLLSAGVTVVALVLLILMPPTVFIGLVSASLLVFGFALDSADGQVARITDKSSPAGEWLDHIIDSGKMVAVHGAILVAAFIRFSVPTWWLLVPLCFIFVSTVMFAGTLLTRFLQPPSVSAATRKPSLVRAIGLLPADYGILAVVVTLWGFHGVFTLVYTGLFAANAVILLMLLAKWSREVSRPAD, encoded by the coding sequence ATGACGACTCTCGCGGCCGAAATTCGGTCACTGGCTTCTGCCCAGAAGAGCAGCGCAGGAGTCTCACTGTATTCACGTTTCATCAATCGACCATTCGGTCGCGTCCTGGCTGTACTCGCTGTGCGCGCACGAATCAGTGCCAACACAGTCTCGCTACTCTCAGCCGGTGTGACGGTCGTTGCGCTGGTACTTCTCATCCTGATGCCGCCGACAGTGTTCATCGGGCTTGTCTCGGCATCGCTTCTCGTGTTCGGCTTTGCTCTCGATTCGGCCGACGGCCAGGTTGCCCGCATCACCGACAAGAGTTCGCCCGCCGGAGAATGGCTTGACCACATCATCGACTCTGGAAAGATGGTCGCCGTTCACGGCGCTATCCTCGTCGCCGCATTCATACGATTCTCCGTTCCGACGTGGTGGTTGCTCGTGCCACTCTGTTTCATCTTCGTATCGACGGTGATGTTCGCGGGGACGCTCCTCACTCGATTCCTTCAACCTCCATCAGTGTCAGCTGCAACCAGAAAGCCCTCCCTTGTGCGGGCAATCGGCTTGCTGCCCGCTGACTACGGGATCCTCGCAGTGGTGGTTACTCTCTGGGGCTTTCACGGAGTCTTCACGCTCGTCTATACGGGTCTGTTCGCCGCCAACGCTGTCATCCTGCTGATGCTTCTTGCCAAATGGTCCCGCGAGGTCTCGCGCCCCGCAGATTAG
- a CDS encoding acyltransferase, which produces MSTVRYILQAGVWILPASAAKNFALRRLGHNVHPRARAASNVVWKVSSVELGAGSRIGKWNVVKNMRRVRLADGAMIGRMNLISAPPVYVRLLPDGGVLDVGVHGKIMSRHQLDCSARVEVGSFASLAGHESRILTHSVDLRENAQTAVPVRIGERSFVASRCMILGGAVLPGRSVLAAGAVLVQGNGVKPGMYAGVPARWVTEVEGAWFDRDEGETRHVVVHTPDGIVEQAF; this is translated from the coding sequence ATGAGCACTGTGCGGTACATTCTGCAGGCAGGGGTCTGGATCTTGCCTGCCTCTGCAGCCAAGAACTTTGCATTAAGGCGGTTGGGGCACAACGTGCATCCGAGAGCGCGCGCGGCGTCGAACGTCGTGTGGAAGGTCTCCTCGGTTGAGCTCGGAGCAGGGAGCCGCATCGGCAAATGGAACGTCGTGAAGAACATGCGACGAGTTCGTCTCGCGGACGGGGCGATGATTGGGCGCATGAATCTCATTTCTGCTCCCCCCGTGTATGTGCGGCTTCTCCCTGACGGCGGTGTTCTTGATGTGGGCGTCCACGGAAAGATCATGAGCCGTCACCAGTTGGACTGTTCCGCGAGGGTCGAAGTTGGCTCGTTCGCGAGTCTTGCCGGTCATGAATCTCGGATTTTGACGCACAGTGTCGATCTGCGAGAGAACGCGCAGACTGCTGTGCCCGTGCGAATCGGTGAACGCAGCTTCGTCGCGAGCCGCTGCATGATTCTGGGCGGAGCGGTGTTGCCTGGGCGGTCGGTGTTGGCCGCGGGTGCCGTGCTCGTGCAGGGGAACGGTGTCAAGCCGGGAATGTACGCGGGGGTGCCTGCCCGATGGGTGACCGAGGTCGAAGGCGCGTGGTTCGACCGAGACGAGGGGGAGACAAGACACGTCGTCGTGCATACGCCGGACGGAATCGTCGAGCAGGCCTTCTAA
- a CDS encoding putative colanic acid biosynthesis acetyltransferase: MGNAGTTTLRRNLGAFTGAGYDKGRNILWQIAWNLVSSCVVTQWWCPAGLRATILRAFGASIGRNTNIRHHVRIHWPWKLAVGDRSWIGEQTWILNLEPVTIGADVCVSQDVFLCTGSHDRRSPSFEFDNAPITVGDGSWVAARAVVLRGTSIGADSVIGATALVTRDTVQGEVLLAPIAISTPTSTAQR, encoded by the coding sequence ATGGGTAATGCGGGGACCACGACACTTCGGCGAAATCTTGGTGCGTTCACGGGTGCCGGATACGACAAGGGCCGCAACATCCTTTGGCAGATCGCCTGGAATCTCGTGTCCAGCTGTGTCGTCACCCAGTGGTGGTGCCCAGCAGGTCTGCGGGCGACGATTCTCCGCGCCTTCGGCGCCTCGATCGGACGCAACACGAATATCCGGCATCACGTTCGCATCCACTGGCCGTGGAAGCTCGCGGTCGGCGACCGTTCCTGGATCGGCGAGCAGACGTGGATCCTCAATCTCGAGCCGGTGACGATCGGAGCCGATGTCTGCGTGTCTCAGGACGTTTTTCTGTGCACCGGAAGCCATGACCGCCGCTCCCCCAGCTTCGAATTCGACAACGCGCCAATCACCGTCGGCGACGGATCGTGGGTCGCTGCCCGCGCTGTCGTGCTTCGCGGAACGTCGATCGGCGCCGATTCCGTCATCGGTGCGACCGCTCTCGTCACGCGAGATACCGTGCAAGGAGAGGTGCTGCTCGCCCCGATCGCCATATCGACGCCCACCTCGACGGCCCAGCGATGA